A window of Gossypium hirsutum isolate 1008001.06 chromosome D13, Gossypium_hirsutum_v2.1, whole genome shotgun sequence genomic DNA:
TATCCATATTTAATTCTTAAAGTTCATTATCAGCATGTTTTTGCTGATATGGAGATATGACTGTTCaaggatcctccaaatacatggaaaaacttagaaaagttGAACAACTCGTACTAGACACATACTTGTATCCAACACTAACACCTGAGCTTGAGTAACATAGCTTGACTCTTTCGCATTGCCATGAGTTATAATTTACTTTACCTACTTTGCAGCTGTCAGttgtctgaattttttttaatgcgGTAATTCATTTAGGTGGTTTCAGACTGAACTTGCAAGAGACATGGGTTATGCTGCTGCACGATTTGGGCATGTAATGTTCCCTGAGAATGTTTATGAGCCAGCTTTAGAATGTGCAGAGCTTTTGCTTGATGGTGTGGGGAAAGGTACGTATTCTGTTTCTCTTTAGATATATATTAGCTTTGATTCTCGTCTCATTGATTCTTGGTTCATCTGAGAACATTGGCTGTCACTTTCCACGTTCTTTTCTTGGAAAAATGAAAACAATAACGTAAAGGAAAAAGCTGATGATGGCTGTCAATATTGATCCTTTTGTAAAGAGCTCATTTTTGTTAAATTCTTTTCTTTGGTTTGATAAAGGTATGAGAATTTGGTCCATGGATGATTTATATCTCTTTAATTATgtttgaatactagttttttatttaattgcaaTAAATTTTTAGGAGTTAGGATTCTTTTGTGTAGGTTGGGCCACTCGGGTGTACTTTTCAGATAATGGTTCTACAGCAATTGAAATTGCTCTGAAGATGGCATTTCGAAAGTTTTCTTCTGATCATGGAATTTTACCAGAGTTATTGAAGAATAACCCAACAGAAAGTTGTATCGAACTAATGGTGGGCCTTATCTATCTTTTGGTGCCTTGACTACATATTTCATGCATTTTTCCAATAGCTAATGTTAAAATAGCTTCTAACATGCAGagtgaaataatatttttatcccTCTGAATATATTTTAGTTCATGTCTTGAGCATTCTCCCCTTCTCTTCCCTATcgtgtattttttatttcttttggtttGCTGCTTGTAGGGCCTTCTATTAAtgcttatatatttttaaaaagtttgaggTTCATGATAGACAATGTAAAATGCCCTtgtctaaattaaaaaatttaaaatattagaatgGGAAATCTCTAGTTGAAAAGGGTTATTTGGCTGATTCTAAGCACGATGGGAGGTGAATTTGTTTGTTATAAAAGGGGAGTATTCAATGTGGTTGTGTTCCTTTTTTTTTGAACTCTGTAAGTACTGCATTTTTGCATGAATGTGCACACAATATGTGCCAATGCATGAGTTTATGCGTCTGGATCTGTCAATATGGTTTGTATCTGTTGTATGCATTGCATGCATGTGCCATATACATTTTGCCTACATTCATATGTCTGCCCATATGTGGGTATCTATGCATTCATGAGTGCATTGTCAATTGATAAACTCAATTGCAGAAGCACCTGAACAACAAGTAGACTCTGGGGTTATGTTATACGTGCCTGTTTGTGTTAATCAATCATTTGGAAAAAACAGTGGCTATATTGTTCTTCACCACAGCTGTATTTTCAATGCATTCTTGCATGTGATGCTGAAACTTTTGCAAACAAGGGCTAAAAAAATGTTTGGACAGCTCTTAATCTTTTCAAAGTGCTTCATGTAGCGTGATGGTAATTCTTTTGGCAATAGCTGCATTCTGTAGATATATGTAAAACACAGCTTTTCCACTACATGGAGTCAGTTATGTGAGTCAACTATATTTTTGTTCTATATTTAGGATCGTATCTTGATTGAGACTAGTAACACATCAAGGTTTTGCCATTAAATCACATGTTCTTACACAAAATGTACAAGAGTTACATTATTTTTTCTTGTTGCAGAAATAGTAACAAAAATGGCCTCTTTATTTCAGGTCCTAGCTCTTAAGGGATCTTATCATGGTGATACTTTAGGTGCAATGGAAGCACAGGCACCATCGTCTTTTACTGGATTTTTGCAGCAGCCATGGTATGGATTATTCATTCATGAATGCATTATTCTTTAAGAAGATTACTTCCGTTGCCTGAATCTTTAATTCTTCCTTAGATTGTGTGGATTTGATGTATTGTATTTTGACAAATGGTGCAAGGGAATTTATTGAAGTATTGTATTTTGATGGGTGATGCAGGGGAATTTATCTTATCATAGGATTTCATGACTGCAAAGTCACATTTAGGATATTCCTTGTTCCCTATGATGTGTGGATTAAAGTATGTTATTCAGaattacattttattactttagctaaGAATAAGATGAGATTAATTGGTGAGAGTCACTGTCTGTTTTAATCTCTACCTAGTGAAAAAGCTACTCCCATTTCCATACTCTCTCTGACAGAGAGTTGGCTAATAATAATACTTAAGGGTGGAAAGATATGATCTATTTTAATCTTTTCAGTTTGCGGCAAAGACCAGGCAGAAAATGTCCACTTAATTTCCGTGTATGCATGCATGTCCGACTCCCTGAACTTGAATTGAAGTTCCAGACTTCCAGTACCTTTTCATGCTTGGACCATTTTTCTATTGAAACCTATATGGCCATTTTAGTTTTTGAGACTGTGCATTCAGAATGTCAATATTGCACATTTGCCGACACTGCAAAAAGGCAGTGAACCACACGGGAATAGATTTGAACTAGAAACATTCCTTATGTATCTCCCAAAATTCAGTTCATTGACTTTAACAATTTCTTTAAAATGTTTACAATAGATCCTCTAAACTTTGAGACCAGTGATATAACACTTGTGAACTACTGCATAGAATTAAGTCAATATAACACTTGCGAACTAATGCAGCTAAAGAAGTAATATTCTGAATTCAACAGGTATACAGGAAGAGGGCTTTTTCTAGACCCTCCAACTGTGTTTATGCATAATGGCAAATGGACTGTTTCACTTCCTGAAGTGTTTCATTCTGCAACTCTGAAACCAGAAGATACTAGTAAGTGAACTTGGTCCCCCACACCCGTTTCCcttaccttaaaaaaaaaaggtgggGGTGGGAAGTGTTGAGTTATCATCATCATAATTTCTAAGGTATTATTTTCTCAATATATATTGTGGTTGTGGCAGCCTTCAGGGCTCGTGATGAAATATTTCTTAAGAGCAGGGACAAATCGAATCTTGCTGGCTTGTACTCATTGTATGTTTCTCAGCAATTATCTCAGTATTCAACATTATCTGAGACTAATAAGCAAATAGGAGCCTTAATTATGGAACCAAGTAAGAactaaatttctttaattttattatttgatggTATTACTTTTTGCAtgactaggttttattttctcatGAGTTTGGAATTAAAGTTCCATTTTTATCTATACAACTACTGTTTTGAACTATAGTAAGTGTCTGTTCTGTATACTGTCACGTGGTCTCAAATAAATTTCACTGATTCTAGGAAGTGATCCAGATCAGAAATGTTGTTTTTGACTGGCTTGGATGTTTCTAATAGATGATTGTGGCTAACCTTATTCTGCAAACCCCTGTTCCTTTCTTTTTACTTGAAAGCTTCTTGCTACACTTCCACTTGCTTGTATCGACTTCTGGATTGCTCCTAAGAGAATTGCTAAATTGTTTATCTGATGTTTAACCTCATCTGGTGGATGGATTATTTTATAGTTATCCAAGGTGCTGGAGGAATGCACATGGTTGATCCACTTTTCCAGCGTATGCTTGTCAATGAGTGTCGGCACTGTAGAATTCCAGTAATCTTTGATGAGGTTTTTACAGGTTTCTGGCGTTTAGGAGTAGAGGTTTGTTGCTTTTAATAGGATTTGTCAGTTCTTTTTCATTGGAAAATTATTTTGCTGAGATTTATTGGAAGTTCACTAATCTTTATTTCGTGGCAGTCTGCAGCAGAACTGCTTGGTTGTGTACCAGATATAGCTTGCTTTGCAAAGCTCATGACTGGAGGGATCATCCCATTAGCTGCGACAATGGCAACTGATGCTATATTCGATTCATTTACTGGAGATTCAAAGGTGTTATATTGTTATTCATTGTCTTTAGAACTATTGTTTGGAATTTTTGTACTTTGCGGATTCAGATTGTTTCTTGTGGGAGAAACACTAGTTGTATCTCAAGGCACCTGCATTTATCCATAATCCATCTATTTATTtgcattataaaacataaataaattacttaCATATATGTGGTTTGCTGCTTTCAGCTTAAAGCTCTTTTGCACGGACATTCATATTCTGCACATGCAATGGGGTGCACAGCAGCTGCCAAATCTATTAAATGGTTCAAAGATCCATATACAAACCTTAACATCACATCTGAAAAATCTCAGAAAATGTTGCTTAGGGAGGTATGTTAAAATTGTACTTTTCCCTTTTCACCTTCTACAATTTTAGTTTCCTTACCTATCTCTATTCTAAGACGAGAACTTGAGGTGTAAAACTTTCCAACAGGGTAGAATGTTATGCTATCCTCTTCTGGTTGGCAGTTCATATTAGCTGTCTTTTACTCTATTGATTTTATAAGGCTTttaaatgacatctttcttttggttttttcCCCAAAGAAACAAGAAGGATCCAGTCTTGGATAAATCAATCTGGTTAAACTGAAatcaaattttcttaaaaaattaaagtttatagcAACGATTTTATTCCAACTGCCTGTCATGAAAATACAGAGACACATTGCTGTTTCCTAATCATATGCTCTCACACTTCAATTCCTGCAGTTATGGGATGCAGAACTTGTGCAACAAATCTCATCACATCCTTCTGTCTCAAGGGTGGTCACATTAGGAACTCTTTTTGCGCTAGAACTACAAGCAGATGAGTCTGACGCGGGGTATATTTACTTCTTTCTCTGTCATATAGTTCTCTGGAACCACCATCCTAGTTGCGTACCTTCTATTTCTTTAAGACTGGTAATTTTTTCCGTCAAATGCTTCAAACCTTTTGAATGCAAAACTGTTTTCCTTGAAAGGCAAGACCTTAATCCATCATGTACAGGCGACAGTACTGCACTTTCCATGCTATGAATAGCAGTATAAGAAATAAATGAAACGTGCAATTAGTGACCAACAATAGTCCAAAAGATTTTTCCCTAGTAAATGAAGACCATCCTGGAAAACTCAAATTTATGACATTGATGATTGAGTGGTATGCTGAGCCTTCGGACCTACTTGAGTTCGACTGGCAAGTCTCAAAGTTCCATGATCTATGGCGTgctgatccttttttttttttttaaacaggtATGCATCTCTATATGCAAGGTCTCTGGTTCAGATGCTCCGGGAAGATGGTATCTACACCCGACCCTTAGGAAATGTCATCTATGTCATGTGTGGTCCTTGCACATCCCCAAAAGTGTGCACTCTACAACTCCTCAAACTTTACACAAAGCTTGAAGAGTTCACCCTAGTCAAAACAAAGATGAATATCAATTAACTGGTATCctacttttctctctttttttcctttgCTTTACGTAGGCCTTTCttattatgaatttatgattacCAAGTGAACTTTTTCTCTAATTTGGAAAAAAGCCATTTTGGGTTAGATAAATTTGGTCTGACACATTCTGTTGATGTTATTAATATATTGATCTGGTGATATTTATCCCATTAGTGGTCCCATTTGAGCCTTCGTACTCGTACATTTTAATGCAAGTGTCTAATCTTTTCATTGTCAATAAAAACTTTTTACGAAGTTAGTGGATGACATATATCTTTGGGTAAATCCAATCCAAGGGCACTAAATTAttatgttttggtcatttaacttaaaaaaattacaaaatgatcactaattatttaaaagttttcatttaaattgcttaagttgttaaaattgttgttgCATGGTCATCTTTATTTGACTGCTTGCATCtattaaaagttattatttttttattttcttctataGCTCAATTTTTTCATAGAATAGTTTTAAACGTCATAAATTTAcgaattaaaatttcaatagttttgcttttcaattttcgacattgaTTATCATATTGACTTGAATCTAAATTATGTTTTACTTGTTGATGGTATTGATTTATTGTATCAATCATTAAATTGTTACCAAGAATTTAttacttggatttaaaaaaaaattaacatcttgataacttaaataaaattttttaaataatttaatgacttaaataattttttttaatagtttaatgattaatttataactttttgaaattaagtgaacaaagttaatttaattttagggATGGCAAAGAGTTCATATATGTAATTGTAAGTATATTAATGATAGAGTTGGATGTCAgccaaaaatatttacaaaatgtaattttataaatgtgttaccacataattcaatttaaattagaATCTAATATAAACAAAcaccaatcttttattttttGCCAAATTTGGCTATCAAGTAATTTGGCAAATCAAGTAGGGTGGCGTAAATTTTGGGTAAAGCTGAATTAATTCGGTCGGGTCGGTTAATAAATTTTTAGAAGTTTGATTAACggttaatttgatttgaaatcggttggttaattaaattaactgaatttaataaataatattataatatataaatatttggttGGTGGTCGGgtggttcggttaattttttagaaatataaattaatcagtcggttaatttttatatgttttatatttattttaattaaaaataaaaatatatacaaattttgattaattcggttaatagaccgaattaactaaaaaaatttaatttgattaacgGTTAAAGATTTAAAAAGGTTGACTAATTCGATTAATGGTAGTTTGAATTAGTTAActggtcggttaaccgattgaatATTTTTACTACCAAGTTGAgatactaaaaaaatatatatatcaattggGAATATATTCATTTGAGCATTATTCTTTTTGTGGTTTTAAGgaacaaaaatatatttatagaGTGGTAAGGTGAGCCTGTGAGCCTGTAACGTCGTTGCAAATCTTACAATTTGAACGGCTCAGAAAACGACATGTGTCCTACCAAAACCACTTACCCCCGCTATAATaactattgaatatttaaaaaCTGACGTGGTTGACTCATCATCCGACAAACATCCAAATCCCAATCCACTAGCAAAAATCCCCTGCATCAGTATCCACCCTAAAACTCCCTTTCACCAAATCCCTCACTCGCCCGCCCTCAATTTTACGTTAATCGTCATCGCATTACCCTGAATCTTGGTGTACCAGATTATTCTCCGCATCACTTTTTGTCTGCTAAgatactaaaaagaaaaaaaaaaaaaccaaatacaCAAACACTCACTGCAAAAGGATTTTCTCTCAgatttttctttcctttaaaaaaaaaaaatctctgtTTATTAATTGTTCGTTTAAATATATTTGAGACCTCGACTGTTAAGAGTAAgaacctaatttttatttttatttttaaatttctttcagtttattttatcattcctgtTCTCTGTTTAAAAAGGAAGATTagatatggatttttttttagtgaatttgaagttttcatttaaatcagtgactttgattttgttttgattGCAGATCTGGTACTTAGAGAATGCAAAGGCAAACGCGGTATATGACGAGGACTAATAGTATGGTTAGAGGGAAACGGAGTTTGGAAGGAGATGAAGACCAGCAGCCGGAGCCAAAACGTCCTGCTTTAGCTAGGTATTATCGGCACGCTTTCCTTCGCTTGCTTGGATTTGTGTTGTGTGTTATCCTAGTTGTtgacttttatattttttgttcatcaaagaaggaaaaagaaggaAGGCAAAAAGTGCGGTTGGATATGAAAGACAATAGTATTTCTGGATAACTAAAAGTAAAAATTGTTTTTCAATAATTGTATGACTTTGAATTTTTTGTAAAACTTGTATGTTAATTTTAGTTATATGTTTGTTCGTTTTCAGTCAACTGGCGAAAgcaaaaaatatatgtattttttgtaTTCTGCTTAGTGAAATTTTCAACGCGAAGGATTTTGATTCTGTTGACACACTGGAGGAGTTTAAAATCTTAATATTATGGTTAAGAAATGGAGGTCTTCTCTTTCTATATGGTTGACCTAgtgtttttttctcaaaaatttacgTGTATATGTTATGCAGTGTGATTGTTGAAGCTCTTAAGGTGGACAGCTTGCAGAAACTTTGTTCATCTTTGGAACCCATTCTTCGTAGAGTTGTAAGACCTATTTCCTACTCTTTGCAATCAATTCTTTTGTTGTGGAGGTTTTCTTAAGGTCTATGCACCATCAATGgatcttctttctttttattcttttggtATAGGTTTGATTAGTGCAATTCTCTTATATGCAAATTTAAAGACTGTTAAATTGTATGGCGATGTTCTTGGGAAGCATTGTTCTTTTGCTGATTGGAGTTTTAGTTCTGAAATAGAGCCTTGCATGTATTGCAGATATATGCTTACACTTAGACATGCATCTACTGTGCTTTTACACCTGGTTACCTGTTTGTGTACACTACACAAACAAATCTTTCTTAAAATGTATGGCAATCATCATTATTGAAGGTTTTGATTTCTTATGGGATTGGAGTAAATCCTGTACATTTCTGTGATTTGAATGAAGAATGCTGATTGTCGTGTGTAACTTGTTCATATCTTTTCTCGTAGACACTACGTGCTACATATAAGGCTTTCCtcctttcattttgtttttggaGTATTCCAACTCTCACCTCAATGTTATCTTGTTAGGTTTGGAGGTAGGTCATATGATCAGAATTTGGTGCGATTGGCCATCTGTTGGCACTGTCACAAATTGCATGattcttcaatatatttttagttaGACTCATAATCCTAGATTAATAATGTTGTGAGATAGATTCATGATTAGATCTTTTAGATGATCTTGTATTACATTTGGCACCATCTTTAACTATGACCATGCCTTTTTGGATGTTATTGGTTCTTCCTTCTCCAGGGTTCTGTTAAAAGGTTAATtgatgtaaaaaatattttaactttgaccTTTATTTTTTCAAAGTGATCACTTGTTAACGCTCAGGTGCCCCATGCCCACCTTTTGAGGGTGAttttgtttttctaggttttttgCATCCTAGACACTCGTGGAAAAGGGTATCTGTGGTGCACATCTGCTCTGCATCCATGTAACATATATGCTCAAAGTTATTGCAAAAATTTTGTTGGATGACACCAAAATGAGCTTTTTTTGTATTGCATATATGAGATCAATTTAGAATCTCTATTTTAGTGCAATTTAAAACGAATCTGTTGTGTATTCTGTTATTCTCCCCTTTGGATTATGTTCTTTTCCTCATGTCTCTTATTATATCCGCAATCGATGTTTTGCAGGTAAGTGAAGAGGTGGAAAGAGCTTTGGCAAAATTAGCCCCCCCTAGGCTTAATGGAAGGTAAATAATTAATGTCTGAGCATATATGGTTGCATGGTTGAATTTTATGTTTGTAATCTCtggtttttttaaacaaaaaaagaaaagaaaaactgttAATTATAAGACATGGACAATGATGCATGATAGGTGGTGTTAAATCCCTATCAGTTTTGGCTTGGGATTTGTGGTAACCTCAAATCAGCTTGTTCTTCCTCCACCAATTGCCAATGGGATTGCAATGCTTAACAGCATGGAATCAAATAGGGAATAATCACACCTTACATGACTTAAACGGACTGCTATTTTATTACTATGAGTAGTGACAAGGGTGTCTATCAAAGCTAATAGTTTGTGTTTGGTCTTGGCTGATCAAGTAGCCAATATTTAAAGAACATTGTGCATAAAAATTAAAGGGCTGGGATGAATTCTGAAAGATCTTTAAGTGCTCTTTGgcttaattattttcttgttcTTGCTTTGTAGGGTTGTATTGGTTAAGAAATCGCTTAATTTTAGATGAACTTAAGCATTATTAATGCAAGAATGTGTGCTTGATGAAAGTCGCACAATATGCTTGGTTTTACAATAACTTTTATTAGGTTTTTGGCTGGTTGATAGGTATTAGACTTTCTTGAATAAGGTTGATCACCTAGTGGAATTGTGTGTAGTTGGTTTTCCTTTTGTTGTTTTTTCTTTACAAAGAACCAGCTCTTCTTTAGCATTAAGGTTATGTGTTCTCTAAGCAAcatcttttacttttttaatGTGGAGAATCTTCTAATATTTTTGGTTTTCAGGTCTTCTCCAAAATGTCTTGAAGGTCCAGGCGGAGGGAGCTTACAGCTCCGCTTCAGGTCCAGGTTGTCTCTCCCTCTTTACACAGGAGGAAAGGTAGAAGGGGAGCAGGGAGCTGCTATCCATATTGTTCTAGTTGACTCCAACACTGCGCGTGTTGTAACAACCGGACCTGAAGCCTCTATGAAGCTAGATGTTGTGGTGCTTGAAGGTGATTTTAGCAATGAGGATGATGAAGATTGGACACAGGAGGAATTTGATAGCCATTTGGTAAAAGAGCGTCCAGGAAAAAGACCACTGCTGACGGGTGACTTGCAAGTGACCCTGAAAGAGGGGGTTGGAACACTAGGAGACCTCACTTTTACTGACAATTCAAGTTGGATAAGAAGCAGGAAATTCAGGCTTGGCTTGAAGGTTGCTTCTGGATACTGTGAGGGTATACGTGTTCGGGAAGCTAAGACAGAGGCTTTTACTGTCAAGGATCACAGAGGGGAATGTGAGTTCATACTTTTTACTATATCTATTTCATTTgtggattttttttgaaaattttttacttGCTTGGCAGTGTATAAGAAGCACTACCCACCTGCACTGAATGATGAAGTATGGAGATTGGAAAAGATTGGGAAAGATGGGTCATTTCACAAGAGGCTTAGTGCTGAAGGAATATTCACTGTTGAAGACTTTTTGCGGCTTGTTGTCAGGGATCAACAAAAGCTACGAAATGTGAGTTTGGATTTTGGTTCTGAAATGAAAAGGCTATTCCTTTATAGTTGCTTTCTGATATTTCTATTTCTGCATGTTTGTAGATTCTGGGAAGTGGCATGTCAAATAAGATGTGGGAAGCTCTATTAGATCATGCAAAGACTTGTGTGCTGAGTGGGAAGCTTTATGTTTACTATACTGATGATTCAAGGAACAGTGGTGTTGTTTTCAATAATATCTATGAGTTGAATGGCCTTATTTCCGGGGAACAGTATTTTCCTGCTGATTCTCTATCTGATAGTCAGAAGGTGGGTATGATATACACTGTTTTC
This region includes:
- the LOC121225289 gene encoding calmodulin-binding protein 60 C gives rise to the protein MQRQTRYMTRTNSMVRGKRSLEGDEDQQPEPKRPALASVIVEALKVDSLQKLCSSLEPILRRVVSEEVERALAKLAPPRLNGRSSPKCLEGPGGGSLQLRFRSRLSLPLYTGGKVEGEQGAAIHIVLVDSNTARVVTTGPEASMKLDVVVLEGDFSNEDDEDWTQEEFDSHLVKERPGKRPLLTGDLQVTLKEGVGTLGDLTFTDNSSWIRSRKFRLGLKVASGYCEGIRVREAKTEAFTVKDHRGELYKKHYPPALNDEVWRLEKIGKDGSFHKRLSAEGIFTVEDFLRLVVRDQQKLRNILGSGMSNKMWEALLDHAKTCVLSGKLYVYYTDDSRNSGVVFNNIYELNGLISGEQYFPADSLSDSQKVYVDSLVKKAYDNWNQVIEYDGKSLLNFKQNRWSSARNEFQIGELDYTSSVDNQMQLPRVPVPVPTEQVHSGLQVGGYNDNQSAGYSGQSQIMNPNSHNQFGNTQFVPQDQLIDNSQQPQSSKNDTNVVGLALGPPQSSIIGFQNIGSSMQPSNLNPFNDWTKNHDKGVEDFLSEEEIRVRSNEMLENEEMQHLLRLFNMGGNASINMTEDSGYGFPNYIPSPMPNFVDEDRSRSGKAVVGWLKIKAAMRWGFFIRKKAAERRAQIVELEEEEEEE
- the LOC107944094 gene encoding LOW QUALITY PROTEIN: bifunctional dethiobiotin synthetase/7,8-diamino-pelargonic acid aminotransferase, mitochondrial (The sequence of the model RefSeq protein was modified relative to this genomic sequence to represent the inferred CDS: deleted 2 bases in 1 codon), with translation MLLRRHHHHRLFRLRLLLLHHHHHHHQSQSFSTLTIPLSHPTYIIWSSNTSLGKTLVSTGLSSSFLLSPSSSSSSKFLYLKPLQTGFPSDSDSRFLFQKLPSLSLRRNLPLFSSHSILLSSLPAAKSFKPNEFSLNESREMCELGFYEEKKVLEAGRVAPELVSETIYAWEGALSPHLAAEREGGAVEDSELVKRLETLLKEGLLEGGVERGKLDGFCVVETAGGVASPGPSGTLQCDLYRPLRFPGVLVGDGRLGGISGTISAYESLKLRGYDVVAIVIEDHGLINEIPLKSYLRSRVPVFVLPPIPQDPSNDLMEWFDESCNVFNSLKDIMLEAYLERMRRLNEMPRKAGDVFWWPFTQHKLVPPSAVTVIDSRCGENFSVYKVQNKEYITQQFDACASWWTQGPDATLQTELARDMGYAAARFGHVMFPENVYEPALECAELLLDGVGKGWATRVYFSDNGSTAIEIALKMAFRKFSSDHGILPELLKNNPTESCIELMVLALKGSYHGDTLGAMEAQAPSSFTGFLQQPWYTGRGLFLDPPTVFMHNGKWTVSLPEVFHSATLKPEDTTFRARDEIFLKSRDKSNLAGLYSLYVSQQLSQYSTLSETNKQIGALIMEPIIQGAGGMHMVDPLFQRMLVNECRHCRIPVIFDEVFTGFWRLGVESAAELLGCVPDIACFAKLMTGGIIPLAATMATDAIFDSFTGDSKLKALLHGHSYSAHAMGCTAAAKSIKWFKDPYTNLNITSEKSQKMLLRELWDAELVQQISSHPSVSRVVTLGTLFALELQADESDAGYASLYARSLVQMLREDGIYTRPLGNVIYVMCGPCTSPKVCTLQLLKLYTKLEEFTLVKTKMNIN